The proteins below come from a single Limosilactobacillus reuteri genomic window:
- a CDS encoding LytTR family DNA-binding domain-containing protein produces MQIHFQSDPLLGPDDLNITVNAVTKNDKVINLLNYLDKYDQKSSSLIPIKTEDRILTIKQIELIKVEVTKNILSFYTKSDVIQANGRLYQVLTRLNENFVQVSKHGIINLNHLLSLEAGFTGNMIAKLNFDQRADVSRKYLPELERRLGL; encoded by the coding sequence GTGCAAATTCATTTTCAGTCAGATCCATTACTAGGTCCTGACGATCTTAATATTACTGTGAACGCTGTTACTAAAAACGACAAAGTTATTAACCTGCTTAATTATTTAGATAAGTATGATCAAAAAAGTAGCTCTTTAATCCCAATAAAAACAGAAGATAGGATTTTAACTATAAAGCAAATAGAGCTTATCAAGGTAGAGGTAACCAAAAACATCCTCTCTTTTTATACAAAAAGCGATGTAATTCAAGCAAACGGACGACTATATCAAGTATTAACAAGGCTTAACGAAAATTTTGTTCAAGTATCAAAACACGGCATTATTAATTTAAATCATTTACTTTCCCTAGAAGCTGGATTTACTGGCAATATGATTGCTAAATTAAATTTTGATCAACGTGCCGATGTTTCACGGAAATATCTACCAGAGTTAGAAAGAAGATTGGGACTATAA
- a CDS encoding DUF3021 domain-containing protein: protein MINLKRGIRYFIRGMGYGSITYLAIIAFLTHNMTVSTTSVITVFIISGLIGELSFVFQTELPYSIALVIHLIGTFILYSVMMLINHWPLNWQTIVIFIIVYIAIWLFIRLLEEQHINRINKQIRNRQK from the coding sequence ATGATAAATTTAAAAAGGGGTATCCGTTACTTTATTCGCGGGATGGGTTATGGATCTATTACTTATCTCGCAATTATTGCATTTCTCACACATAATATGACTGTTTCTACTACTAGTGTCATTACAGTGTTCATTATTAGTGGATTGATCGGGGAATTAAGTTTTGTCTTTCAAACAGAACTACCGTATTCGATCGCTCTCGTTATTCACCTAATCGGGACCTTTATTCTATATTCTGTAATGATGCTAATCAATCACTGGCCTCTTAATTGGCAAACCATTGTAATTTTCATTATCGTCTATATCGCTATTTGGCTTTTTATTCGTTTGTTAGAAGAGCAACATATTAATCGAATTAATAAGCAAATTAGAAACAGGCAAAAATAA
- a CDS encoding plasmid pRiA4b ORF-3 family protein → MSQSAARDVADYLDTSYDIIYGEPELAAPEDDYQDKFIQQLLDELAPAQADIPTNVGNRQLINPQNYGQAYVITAKLADFKPLASRTFVIKGSSTIEELAETVILMFHGNLGHLYDAINEQTQEFYTQSEDFVPGGMTKVKLDLATVSLLNEKDKLTIHYDYGDGWEFKLHVQKIQPVTNEELPHVQKARGYGIIEYVGGVGALEQYYDDYQKGQVDPDFLDWLGGEPIDLDTVDINELNQLIK, encoded by the coding sequence GTGAGTCAATCAGCTGCTAGGGATGTTGCAGACTATCTAGATACAAGCTACGATATTATCTATGGAGAACCGGAATTAGCTGCGCCAGAAGATGACTATCAAGATAAATTTATTCAGCAGTTGCTTGACGAACTAGCTCCAGCACAAGCAGATATACCAACGAATGTTGGCAACCGTCAGTTGATTAACCCGCAAAACTATGGTCAAGCGTATGTAATTACTGCTAAATTAGCTGATTTTAAACCGCTAGCAAGCCGTACGTTCGTGATTAAGGGTAGTAGTACAATTGAGGAACTCGCTGAAACAGTGATTTTGATGTTTCATGGTAACTTGGGACACTTGTATGATGCAATTAATGAACAGACTCAGGAATTTTATACTCAGTCAGAAGATTTTGTGCCAGGCGGGATGACAAAAGTTAAGCTTGATCTAGCAACGGTCTCATTATTAAATGAAAAAGATAAATTAACTATTCATTATGACTATGGGGACGGCTGGGAGTTTAAACTTCATGTCCAAAAAATTCAACCAGTTACTAATGAGGAGCTACCACATGTTCAAAAAGCCCGTGGTTACGGTATTATTGAATATGTTGGTGGTGTCGGTGCTTTAGAGCAGTATTATGATGATTACCAAAAAGGGCAAGTTGATCCTGACTTTTTAGACTGGTTAGGTGGAGAACCAATTGACCTTGATACTGTGGACATCAACGAATTAAACCAGTTAATTAAATGA
- a CDS encoding NAD(P)H-dependent oxidoreductase yields the protein MVQLIDLYAEHFDPTYSAEELSLYHQGGTVDPLVRKYLELLKSCRTVIFITPCWWNSIPGMLKGVIDKVMKEGPDLSHTVTRTGIKGLLTNVQHCYVLTTSTSPTWYLRFFCGDDIQRVFVNTTLKQLGFEHRKWLNFGGISWSSPQRRQSYLQKIAQYRFK from the coding sequence TTGGTTCAATTAATTGACCTTTATGCGGAACATTTTGATCCTACTTATTCTGCGGAAGAACTTTCATTGTATCATCAAGGAGGGACAGTTGATCCCTTGGTGCGCAAATATTTAGAACTCTTAAAATCATGTCGGACAGTGATTTTTATAACTCCTTGCTGGTGGAATAGTATTCCCGGAATGTTAAAAGGGGTTATTGATAAGGTGATGAAAGAGGGCCCCGATCTCTCCCATACGGTAACCAGGACCGGAATTAAAGGGCTATTGACGAATGTCCAGCATTGCTATGTATTAACTACTTCAACTTCGCCAACTTGGTACTTGCGGTTTTTCTGTGGGGATGATATTCAGCGAGTATTTGTTAATACAACCTTGAAACAACTTGGCTTTGAGCATCGGAAGTGGCTTAACTTTGGCGGGATTTCCTGGTCATCCCCGCAACGCCGCCAAAGTTATTTGCAAAAAATTGCCCAATATCGATTTAAGTAA
- a CDS encoding Crp/Fnr family transcriptional regulator: MKEELCVHLVPLFNQLSLERQRQVEQLVHHQRIKRGTIVVSPDMDDRLVIVKSGHGRMYQLSEDGEERVQRMLKTGDYVGETWLLGVANHSSYVEMTTDSDICILNRQDFIQLIHHQSEIALKLMAGQAVMIESLRQQTRLMGLPNIEERVVTYLKQLMVDQQSSKVKLPLKLKDLSSYLGTTPETLSRTLAQLEADSKLTRHLRTIQIIRL, from the coding sequence ATGAAAGAAGAACTTTGTGTTCACCTGGTTCCGCTCTTTAATCAGTTAAGTTTAGAACGCCAGCGCCAAGTGGAACAGCTGGTTCATCACCAGCGTATTAAGCGCGGAACAATTGTTGTGAGTCCAGACATGGATGACCGGTTAGTGATTGTAAAAAGTGGCCATGGTCGAATGTACCAACTAAGTGAAGATGGTGAAGAACGGGTGCAACGAATGCTGAAGACAGGTGATTATGTTGGTGAAACCTGGCTCCTGGGGGTTGCCAACCATAGTAGTTATGTAGAAATGACTACAGACAGTGATATCTGTATTCTTAATCGGCAAGACTTTATCCAGTTGATTCACCACCAAAGCGAAATTGCCTTAAAACTAATGGCAGGACAGGCAGTAATGATTGAAAGTCTTCGTCAGCAAACACGGCTGATGGGACTGCCAAACATTGAAGAACGGGTAGTGACTTATCTGAAACAATTGATGGTTGATCAACAGAGTTCGAAAGTTAAGCTACCCTTGAAACTCAAGGACCTTTCTTCATACCTTGGGACAACCCCCGAAACATTATCGCGGACGCTTGCTCAATTGGAAGCGGATAGTAAACTCACGCGTCATTTGCGAACGATCCAAATTATTCGTTTATAA
- a CDS encoding DNA-binding protein, with amino-acid sequence MTSEEQYQQELKQSDIDHHTPTAGAMTGHIIANLLIHSLKISQAKLFTKGNAALFLSQYGDDWIAHEQEAFNHLNQLLVQNGESIPTTTDQFREFTMLEERGADKYLPGDDQLFALVKDFDTQILFITKAIALGNKEEWPELAVDLTELLSWIKKQIALTQRFLGHDLRTGLYTEEDDDDF; translated from the coding sequence ATGACTAGTGAAGAACAGTATCAACAGGAACTAAAACAGAGCGATATTGATCACCATACACCAACGGCAGGGGCGATGACGGGTCATATCATTGCCAACTTATTAATTCATTCACTAAAGATTAGTCAGGCAAAGCTGTTTACGAAAGGGAATGCGGCATTGTTTTTATCCCAATATGGCGATGATTGGATTGCGCATGAACAGGAAGCATTTAATCACCTGAATCAGCTGCTAGTTCAGAATGGTGAGAGTATTCCAACGACGACGGATCAGTTTCGTGAATTTACCATGCTAGAAGAAAGGGGTGCTGATAAGTATTTGCCAGGGGATGACCAATTATTTGCCTTGGTAAAGGATTTTGACACGCAGATTCTCTTTATCACGAAGGCCATTGCTCTTGGCAATAAAGAAGAATGGCCCGAATTAGCAGTAGATTTAACGGAATTATTGTCATGGATCAAAAAGCAAATTGCTTTAACCCAGCGCTTCTTGGGGCATGATTTACGGACGGGGTTGTATACTGAAGAAGATGATGATGACTTCTAA
- a CDS encoding heavy-metal-associated domain-containing protein: MEKVMMKLDGLTCPSCLTKIQKSVETIDGTDDVKVLFNAGKVKFTLDLAKASPDDVQANIEKMGYTVQGIKVKELSDD, translated from the coding sequence ATGGAAAAAGTAATGATGAAACTTGATGGTTTAACTTGTCCATCATGCCTAACTAAGATTCAAAAAAGTGTTGAAACCATTGACGGGACCGATGACGTGAAGGTACTGTTCAATGCGGGAAAGGTTAAATTTACACTAGATTTGGCCAAAGCTTCACCCGATGATGTTCAAGCAAATATTGAAAAAATGGGATACACGGTTCAGGGAATTAAGGTAAAGGAGCTATCAGATGACTAG
- a CDS encoding heavy metal translocating P-type ATPase produces the protein MVKVQRFLTEQRQALVISLTVLLILAEAFRFISSNNLMYQILMAIAGVIGLLPILFTAVSSLEVRLISIDVLVSIAVIGAFIIGEYNEAAIVTWLFMVGEVLENATLRKTRSAIKQLTELAPQTAVVIDEDGNTSDEDVDFIDPGDMVLIKTGNQVPVDGTIKTGTAVLNEASITGESRLVKKHPGDAVFAGTILENGTVTVNTTAAGEDTTFGKIIELVEEAQDSQTKTQRFIDRFARYYTPVVLLVAIMVGLITRDVRLAITVMVLGCPGALVIGVPASTVAGIGNGARQGILFKGSNVMDRMKHIDTIAFDKTGTLTVGKPVVTSVNVLNGDRQTIIDQAVAVEQRSDHPLAQAIGKLDRKHDYQPTDIQTIKGQGIRAQIGEGEYLLGNPTLIKDLLGTSSTLDQLIDQLTSDGNSIVIFASMDHHELAIFGIKDQLRSQAQSALRQLKALGVKRLIMLTGDNEGTAHQIAANLPIDEVHAAMLPQGKADYLKQQQADGHRIAFIGDGINDSPALSAADVAVAMGSGTDVAMDVADLVLVKSDLNSLVTSFRLARRTTTNMNENILIALLTVVLLFIGLFVGYIEMASGMLIHELSILIVILNSMRLMKRISQN, from the coding sequence ATGGTCAAAGTACAACGATTCCTGACTGAGCAACGGCAAGCATTGGTGATCAGCTTGACCGTTTTATTAATTCTGGCAGAAGCTTTTCGCTTTATCAGCTCAAATAACTTAATGTATCAGATCCTAATGGCCATTGCAGGGGTCATCGGTCTATTGCCGATTTTATTCACAGCCGTCTCATCATTAGAGGTACGGCTGATATCGATTGATGTTCTCGTCAGTATTGCGGTGATCGGTGCTTTTATCATTGGCGAATATAACGAAGCGGCGATTGTTACCTGGCTTTTTATGGTTGGTGAGGTATTAGAAAACGCTACTTTAAGGAAGACACGGTCGGCAATTAAGCAGCTAACCGAACTTGCTCCTCAAACCGCGGTGGTGATTGATGAAGATGGCAATACCAGTGATGAGGATGTGGACTTCATTGATCCGGGGGACATGGTCTTAATTAAGACTGGAAATCAGGTTCCAGTCGATGGCACGATCAAGACTGGGACTGCCGTTCTAAATGAAGCCAGTATTACTGGGGAGTCTCGGTTAGTTAAGAAACATCCTGGAGATGCAGTTTTTGCGGGAACCATTTTGGAGAATGGGACGGTGACGGTGAATACTACCGCGGCAGGCGAAGATACTACGTTCGGTAAAATTATTGAACTAGTGGAAGAAGCTCAGGATTCGCAAACGAAGACGCAACGCTTTATTGATCGCTTCGCCCGTTATTACACGCCAGTTGTGCTATTGGTAGCAATTATGGTTGGCTTGATTACACGAGACGTGCGGTTAGCAATTACCGTAATGGTTCTTGGCTGTCCAGGTGCGCTTGTGATTGGTGTCCCTGCATCTACTGTTGCTGGAATCGGTAATGGTGCTCGTCAGGGGATTCTCTTTAAGGGTTCCAATGTCATGGACCGGATGAAGCATATTGACACGATTGCCTTTGATAAGACGGGTACCTTAACTGTCGGGAAGCCGGTTGTTACTAGTGTCAATGTTCTGAACGGAGACCGACAGACGATTATTGATCAAGCGGTAGCAGTTGAACAACGATCGGACCACCCGTTGGCACAAGCAATTGGCAAGCTAGATAGGAAGCACGATTATCAGCCAACCGATATTCAAACGATTAAGGGACAGGGAATCCGAGCGCAAATTGGTGAAGGTGAGTACTTATTAGGTAATCCAACCCTGATTAAAGACTTATTAGGTACCAGTTCAACTCTCGACCAACTCATTGATCAACTGACGAGTGATGGAAATTCGATTGTTATTTTTGCCAGCATGGATCACCATGAATTGGCAATCTTTGGTATCAAAGATCAGTTACGATCACAGGCACAATCGGCGTTACGACAATTAAAAGCGTTAGGGGTCAAACGACTCATAATGTTGACTGGCGATAATGAAGGAACCGCTCATCAGATCGCAGCTAACCTGCCAATCGATGAAGTTCACGCAGCGATGCTTCCTCAAGGGAAAGCTGACTATCTCAAACAGCAACAGGCTGACGGTCATCGGATCGCATTTATTGGTGACGGGATTAATGATAGTCCGGCACTCTCCGCAGCTGATGTTGCAGTGGCAATGGGTTCCGGTACTGATGTTGCAATGGATGTAGCCGACCTAGTACTTGTGAAATCAGATCTGAATAGTCTAGTCACCAGTTTTCGCTTGGCACGGCGAACCACCACCAATATGAATGAAAACATCTTGATTGCCTTACTGACGGTAGTGCTATTGTTTATTGGACTTTTTGTTGGTTATATCGAAATGGCATCAGGAATGCTGATTCATGAGCTTAGTATTCTGATTGTTATTTTGAACAGTATGCGGTTGATGAAACGAATTTCTCAAAATTGA
- a CDS encoding TetR/AcrR family transcriptional regulator C-terminal domain-containing protein, producing MELANSAFNVTLKYCDDHKDILAVLLSDNGDINLYHAIINLANDEFLERAPYLFNTTRAEIQKVPLYKFFQTLYVDSIIKLLLFWLNHRSTMSIDDGKYLAGLIQTKSNI from the coding sequence ATGGAATTAGCTAACTCTGCTTTTAATGTGACCCTTAAATATTGTGATGATCATAAAGATATATTGGCTGTCTTATTATCGGACAATGGCGATATTAATCTATACCATGCGATTATTAACTTGGCAAACGATGAATTTCTTGAACGAGCTCCGTACTTATTCAACACGACTAGAGCAGAAATTCAAAAGGTCCCTCTCTATAAGTTTTTTCAAACACTGTATGTGGACAGTATTATCAAGTTACTTCTCTTTTGGCTGAATCATCGATCCACAATGAGTATTGATGATGGTAAATATCTTGCTGGACTGATTCAAACTAAATCAAATATTTAA
- a CDS encoding TetR/AcrR family transcriptional regulator: MDVRTINTKNRILNGLIKVLSTQKLSECRTIDIINQAEVSKKTFYNYFKNKKDFIHWVETNILISLKNALQKDRTSLEDTHNASEQKLWN; this comes from the coding sequence ATGGACGTTCGGACAATCAATACTAAAAACCGAATCCTCAATGGATTAATTAAGGTTTTATCAACACAAAAGTTAAGTGAATGTCGAACTATCGATATTATTAATCAAGCCGAAGTTAGTAAGAAGACCTTTTATAATTATTTTAAAAATAAGAAGGATTTTATCCACTGGGTAGAGACGAATATCCTCATTAGCTTGAAAAATGCGCTGCAAAAAGACCGGACATCACTAGAAGATACTCATAATGCATCAGAACAAAAATTATGGAATTAG
- a CDS encoding cysteine hydrolase family protein, whose translation MTKALLIIDYTNDFVADNGALTCGKPAQELEDYLVQLANRFYQNGDYVIFPTDAHCRDRFSPEAKLFPPHNVVGTPGQQLYGKVNDWFEQHQASDRVYQFNKNRYSSFQNTNLDNYLRERKIDNLWITGVCTDICVLHTAIAAYNLNYQITIPVKGVATFTKHGQEWALDHFKNSLGATLV comes from the coding sequence ATGACTAAAGCATTATTAATTATTGATTATACAAACGATTTTGTCGCTGACAATGGTGCGCTTACTTGTGGCAAGCCAGCGCAGGAATTAGAAGATTATTTGGTTCAGCTGGCCAACCGTTTTTACCAAAATGGCGACTACGTAATTTTCCCGACTGATGCCCATTGTAGGGACCGGTTTAGTCCAGAAGCTAAACTCTTCCCGCCACATAACGTGGTCGGTACGCCTGGTCAACAGCTATACGGCAAGGTTAATGACTGGTTTGAACAACATCAGGCCAGTGACCGGGTTTACCAGTTTAATAAGAACCGCTATTCATCATTTCAAAATACTAATCTTGATAACTACCTGCGAGAACGAAAAATTGATAACTTGTGGATTACAGGTGTTTGCACCGATATCTGTGTCCTGCACACCGCAATTGCCGCCTATAATTTGAACTACCAGATTACGATTCCGGTTAAGGGGGTCGCCACCTTTACCAAGCATGGTCAGGAGTGGGCGCTTGACCATTTTAAGAATTCACTGGGTGCGACGCTGGTTTAA
- a CDS encoding nicotinate phosphoribosyltransferase, which produces MKHELLTDMYEFSMANGYYQTLPHDKQARFDVFYRKAPDDGSFVISAGLMQVIDEVKNWHFSTGDIAYLRSLNHFSDDFLFYLTAAHNRCSIKAIPEGTPVFPQEPILSISGPLIDVQLLETLILNIINHQSLIATKAWQITSVTGGRPVMEFGARRAQGPDAAIYGARAAIIGGCSSTSNVLAAKLFNLPAAGTMAHAWIESFPDELTAFRAWAKIYPDNAALLVDTYDVVNSGVPNAIKVFKELRAAGHEPVGIRIDSGDIAQLAAKARKMMDEAGFTNAKITASNALDAHIVKSLLDEGAPLDNFGIGERLITSSSSPVLSVVYKMSALENDGKWVPKIKISNSREKITLPGNKQIYRLYDKHNPQHAVADVIALADEQIGTEIAAINADIHVTRNKVILTDFIAKPLLKQVLTLKKAAPIETDTFAIQHFAQTELAQLPAATKRLLNPDRFPVYLTKRLADLQQKLVDEAQK; this is translated from the coding sequence ATGAAACATGAATTATTAACCGACATGTATGAGTTTTCAATGGCCAACGGTTATTATCAAACGCTTCCCCACGATAAGCAGGCGCGCTTCGATGTCTTTTACCGTAAGGCGCCCGATGATGGCAGTTTTGTGATTAGTGCTGGATTGATGCAAGTAATTGATGAAGTTAAGAACTGGCACTTTTCAACTGGTGACATTGCTTATCTGCGGTCCCTTAACCACTTTAGTGACGACTTTCTCTTTTACCTGACAGCAGCTCACAACCGCTGCTCAATTAAGGCAATCCCAGAAGGCACGCCAGTCTTCCCACAGGAACCAATCCTTAGTATTAGTGGCCCACTAATTGATGTCCAACTTCTCGAAACCCTGATCTTAAACATCATTAACCACCAATCATTGATTGCAACGAAGGCATGGCAGATTACCAGCGTTACTGGCGGACGCCCAGTAATGGAATTTGGTGCACGACGGGCGCAGGGGCCTGATGCCGCAATATATGGTGCGCGGGCTGCCATTATTGGTGGGTGCAGTAGTACCTCCAATGTGCTAGCTGCCAAGCTGTTTAACCTTCCGGCGGCGGGGACGATGGCCCACGCCTGGATTGAAAGCTTTCCTGATGAATTAACGGCCTTTCGTGCCTGGGCCAAAATTTACCCTGACAATGCTGCCCTGTTAGTTGATACTTACGATGTGGTTAACTCTGGAGTACCGAACGCAATTAAAGTCTTTAAGGAATTGCGGGCAGCTGGCCACGAACCGGTTGGTATCCGCATCGATTCTGGTGATATTGCCCAGTTGGCAGCCAAGGCTCGGAAGATGATGGACGAGGCTGGTTTTACCAACGCTAAGATTACTGCTTCAAACGCCCTTGATGCCCACATTGTTAAGTCATTGCTTGATGAAGGGGCACCACTGGATAACTTTGGGATCGGTGAGCGACTAATTACCAGTTCATCCAGTCCAGTATTAAGCGTTGTTTATAAAATGTCGGCACTAGAAAATGATGGCAAATGGGTGCCAAAGATCAAGATTAGTAATAGTCGCGAAAAGATTACGCTCCCTGGGAATAAGCAGATTTACCGGCTCTACGATAAGCATAATCCCCAACACGCTGTTGCCGATGTAATTGCCCTGGCTGACGAGCAGATTGGAACCGAAATTGCGGCAATCAATGCTGACATTCACGTCACCCGGAATAAAGTGATTCTAACTGACTTCATTGCTAAGCCACTGCTTAAGCAAGTTTTGACACTGAAAAAAGCGGCGCCAATTGAAACCGACACTTTTGCCATCCAGCATTTTGCGCAGACCGAATTAGCACAGCTGCCGGCGGCTACTAAGCGGTTGCTTAATCCGGACCGCTTCCCAGTTTATTTAACCAAGCGGTTAGCTGACTTGCAACAAAAGCTGGTTGATGAGGCACAAAAATAA
- a CDS encoding NUDIX hydrolase: protein MADKVVAHPLITIANIIWSFNPLTHLPQVLLVKRACPPFEGHWALPETLLWRDESADAACIRLIKDKIGVRLSNSATEQLATFTDPDRVSRGRALAIAYMTFLPTMPQLRAGYGATEVGWFSLNFDHGKFILQNGDLVLSLAAGPALAFDHHQIINTAIVRIKNKLDYQPTILQILGPTFTLRQAREVYATFRQTTVDQIDNSNFKKTHQKLFKEVGTAATKRSGRPPKLFKLVLPCV, encoded by the coding sequence ATGGCTGACAAAGTTGTTGCGCATCCGCTAATTACGATTGCAAATATTATTTGGAGTTTTAATCCCCTGACCCATTTACCACAAGTCCTGCTGGTCAAACGGGCTTGTCCGCCATTTGAGGGCCACTGGGCTTTACCAGAAACCCTATTGTGGCGGGATGAAAGTGCTGACGCTGCCTGTATCCGCCTGATTAAGGATAAAATTGGTGTTCGTCTATCAAACAGTGCTACCGAACAGTTGGCAACCTTCACCGATCCCGACCGGGTAAGCCGTGGGCGGGCCTTGGCGATTGCCTACATGACTTTCTTACCGACAATGCCGCAACTGAGGGCCGGGTACGGAGCAACCGAAGTCGGGTGGTTTAGTCTTAACTTTGACCACGGGAAGTTTATCTTGCAAAATGGTGACTTAGTTTTGAGTTTGGCTGCAGGACCGGCGCTAGCATTTGACCACCACCAAATTATTAATACGGCCATTGTACGAATTAAAAATAAACTGGACTACCAGCCAACCATTTTACAGATCTTAGGACCGACTTTTACCCTTCGGCAAGCCCGCGAAGTTTATGCTACTTTCCGCCAAACAACGGTCGATCAAATTGATAATTCTAATTTTAAAAAGACCCACCAAAAGCTGTTTAAGGAAGTTGGTACCGCCGCAACAAAGCGGTCAGGCCGGCCACCAAAGTTATTTAAACTGGTACTACCTTGCGTCTAA
- the tpx gene encoding thiol peroxidase, which produces MEITINGEKRQLVGNPPAVGDEFPHFKVFDKNGDKVKTRQLLGKITLLSVVPDINTPVCSIQTQRFNSTMDQFPEVNFLTISTNTTEDQQKWCAAEGVKNMELVSDKEESFGYESKLLIPDEGILARSVWILDPDGKVVYRQIVTELTDEPDYEKAIAELKKLI; this is translated from the coding sequence ATGGAAATCACAATTAATGGTGAAAAGCGGCAATTAGTAGGCAATCCACCAGCTGTTGGTGACGAATTCCCACACTTTAAGGTTTTTGATAAGAATGGTGACAAGGTTAAGACCCGGCAATTGCTTGGCAAAATAACTCTCTTAAGCGTTGTTCCAGATATTAACACCCCGGTTTGTAGCATTCAAACACAGCGGTTTAACTCAACAATGGACCAATTCCCAGAGGTTAATTTCCTTACCATTTCAACTAACACGACTGAAGATCAACAGAAGTGGTGTGCCGCTGAAGGTGTCAAAAACATGGAATTGGTTTCTGACAAGGAAGAATCCTTTGGTTACGAATCAAAGCTGTTAATACCAGATGAAGGAATCCTTGCGCGGTCAGTCTGGATTCTTGATCCGGATGGGAAGGTTGTTTACCGGCAAATTGTAACTGAATTAACTGATGAACCAGACTACGAAAAAGCAATTGCTGAATTAAAGAAGTTAATTTAG
- a CDS encoding DDE-type integrase/transposase/recombinase gives MVDEASKEVLAFQVSHHPNLQLVKSTIDELLQKLPDNAHPIIHSDQGWQYQQVYYAKTLANLHFVQSMSRKGNCHDNAPIESFFHLYKTELFNGFTPCKDFGEFKKLSLNYVYRFNSQRISLKQKA, from the coding sequence ATGGTTGATGAAGCTAGTAAGGAAGTACTAGCTTTTCAAGTAAGTCATCATCCTAATCTACAACTTGTCAAAAGTACTATTGATGAATTACTGCAAAAATTACCTGATAATGCCCATCCTATTATTCATTCAGATCAAGGATGGCAATATCAGCAGGTTTACTATGCCAAAACACTAGCTAATCTTCATTTTGTTCAAAGCATGTCCCGTAAGGGCAATTGCCATGACAATGCGCCCATTGAGAGTTTCTTTCACCTATACAAAACGGAACTGTTTAATGGATTTACGCCATGTAAAGATTTTGGAGAGTTCAAAAAGCTTTCCTTAAACTATGTATATCGTTTCAACAGCCAACGAATCTCTTTAAAACAAAAGGCATGA
- a CDS encoding IS3 family transposase, producing the protein MDQIRTDQAKLPKKQRYSVGKLLQRTSLSIATYYDERKRIANPYDKYAQVKQRVLAISGQGLYRGRRTYGYRRVKALLDQDGIHLADATVTRIMCQLGVQVSIYNQHRNGKYSSYRGTVGKIAQNVLQQSFTATKPYQVIHIDITQI; encoded by the coding sequence GTGGATCAGATCAGGACTGATCAAGCTAAGCTTCCTAAGAAACAGCGTTACTCGGTTGGTAAGCTCCTCCAAAGAACCTCATTATCGATAGCAACTTATTACGATGAGCGGAAGCGCATCGCTAACCCTTACGATAAATACGCTCAAGTTAAACAACGAGTGTTGGCGATTAGCGGGCAGGGGCTTTATCGCGGACGACGAACCTACGGTTATCGTCGCGTGAAAGCTTTACTTGATCAAGACGGGATTCACTTAGCCGACGCCACAGTTACCCGCATCATGTGTCAGCTAGGCGTCCAAGTAAGTATATATAACCAACACCGTAATGGTAAATATTCATCATATCGCGGTACTGTTGGAAAAATTGCACAGAATGTTCTCCAACAATCCTTTACAGCAACGAAACCATACCAAGTCATCCACATCGATATCACTCAGATATGA